From a region of the Gordonia sp. PP30 genome:
- a CDS encoding non-ribosomal peptide synthetase, with product MAQQVDAGNAARESSGVAGRRPGLLPLTPAQRGIWFADRLTPDYSVNIAQYVDIRHEPGELDLDLLADCTEVVGRELESPYLRIVEVDGIPMQYVDPEYDQKVERIDFRSAPDPLGEAKRWMLAEYGRTIDLIRDSLAASALIRVADDHTIWYLRGHHLVIDGYGAMTMLKRVLRRYNALRAGGVVDAKPGATLAELNEYAYGYEDSRRRETDRAHWSERVRDLPEGIGLADPKGAVSPSFENIVSERVLTADLQNGIEALAHALGSSPAVVVTAAFGAYLARMSGSDDVVLSLPVAGRLTAKIKDSAGMVSNVVPVRLQAHAAATGRELIAATLLELTGALRHQRYRSDDIRRDAGLSSASMSFGPTVNMIFFDTPLAIDGGELDYHILAAGALEDLLVMLYQPGPDAPLSVDLHGNPGLYTGETLGAHHVRFISFLERFVRTMLDDPDRSLAELSLVPHSEREALTRRARGAQPSTLRDILNRGEALRPPDAVAVIGAQSIGAQQFEQATNRLARELIARGAGPGSVIAVDMARCEWSVVACVAVAKTGAAFVSVDPRHPAERREMMLADAGAILGLALGGVGIECHLGTDWIVIDDPQAQEALTAHSAEPITKAELLRTPQLDDPAYLIYTSGSTGTPKGTVVPNRGLANLVENQQRVFGLTENSRVLHVASPSFDASVFEMLMALAPGGRLVVAEVNTYAGQELERLITENGVSHAVMTPSALRTIDPAAVPSLEVALSAGEACPPDLMRQWRAADRAFFNLYGPTEATVWATGDGPYEQDDEITIGRGLDGVGALVLDAALHPAPVGATGDLYLTGDQLALGYLHNPGQTATAFVASPFEPGTRMYRTGDRAARRADGRLDFRGRSDFQLKIRGMRIEPGEVDAALLSHPDVGNALSLGAQGPAGDTVLVSYVSLVEGSDIGPDEVLEFVSAHLPPHLVPHTVMVIDEFPTTLVGKIDRRRMPRVEFHSSRSEYLAPRTALEETIAQIYAEMLDVERVSVRDSFFALGGTSLSAARLAARLSEAVGRSVTVRTIFDGDDVAGVAAEVEKLTDTDRGPELTALDHPGPVPVSEAQRGMWLLNQADIDSAAYNLPLVLRLRGSLDLAALRGAVADLVERQAPLRTRYPMQGGTPMMVVEPAEVMLAALDLEPVDVTGPLEAAISEVTDRGFDVATTVPVNIRLLKVAEDDHVLAFVIHHISADGASMAPLAHDFMVAYGARHSGESPRWYPLAVQYADYAVWQEGRLSASDDGVTLRDRQVNYWRERLTGAPESIDLPADRPRPATSSGAGGTIHFDLPADLVVDLEKVARQHNATLFMVTHAALALLLGRLSGSTDVVVGTPHAGRGQAVLDDLVGMFVNTLALRTAIDPGMPFGAFLEQVRDDDLADMAHADVAFESVVAELGVPRSNAFNPVFQVVFSFQNLEFPAVALDRLTITAVPEADTPAKVDLQLTLFPSDPIALGARTADDAIRAELLYSADLFDQRTVQVFADRYLRVLETIAADPETILGDISIATPDEVAAAEDAVTEIDTPLSDLVVQAAAAAPQMRAVCAMGTEVDFATLSGTASVMAAAMADADAALTTALLTVVPGLAAAGAEALGDALGELRRHALEATGVLEPEGSQPK from the coding sequence GTGGCGCAGCAGGTAGACGCCGGGAATGCGGCGAGGGAAAGCTCGGGAGTGGCCGGTCGGCGACCCGGGTTGCTTCCGCTGACCCCGGCCCAGCGCGGAATCTGGTTCGCCGATCGCCTGACGCCCGATTACTCGGTCAACATCGCTCAATATGTCGACATCCGGCACGAACCGGGCGAACTCGATCTGGATCTGCTCGCCGACTGCACTGAGGTCGTCGGCCGGGAGCTCGAATCGCCGTATCTGAGGATCGTCGAAGTCGATGGCATTCCTATGCAGTACGTCGATCCGGAGTACGACCAGAAGGTCGAACGGATCGACTTCCGGTCCGCCCCCGATCCCCTCGGCGAGGCCAAACGCTGGATGCTCGCCGAGTACGGTCGCACGATCGACCTGATCCGGGATTCCCTGGCCGCGTCGGCGCTGATTCGGGTCGCCGACGACCACACGATCTGGTACTTGCGTGGACATCATCTGGTGATCGACGGTTACGGCGCCATGACCATGCTCAAGCGAGTGCTGCGCCGCTACAACGCACTCCGTGCCGGGGGCGTGGTCGATGCGAAGCCCGGCGCGACGCTCGCCGAACTCAACGAGTACGCCTACGGATACGAAGACAGCAGGCGGCGGGAGACCGACCGGGCGCACTGGTCCGAGCGGGTCCGGGACCTGCCCGAGGGGATCGGCCTCGCCGACCCGAAGGGCGCCGTCTCGCCCTCGTTCGAGAACATCGTGAGCGAACGGGTGCTCACGGCGGATCTGCAGAACGGCATCGAAGCCCTCGCTCATGCTCTCGGCAGTTCTCCCGCGGTGGTGGTCACCGCCGCGTTCGGCGCCTATCTCGCGAGGATGAGCGGCTCCGACGACGTCGTCCTCAGTCTGCCGGTGGCGGGCCGGCTCACGGCGAAGATCAAAGACTCGGCGGGCATGGTCTCCAACGTGGTCCCGGTACGACTGCAGGCGCACGCGGCGGCCACCGGCCGGGAGCTGATCGCGGCGACACTGCTGGAACTGACGGGTGCGCTCCGCCATCAGCGGTACCGCTCTGACGACATCCGCCGGGATGCGGGCCTGTCGAGTGCCTCGATGTCCTTCGGCCCGACGGTCAACATGATCTTCTTCGACACGCCGCTCGCCATCGACGGCGGGGAACTCGACTACCACATCCTCGCGGCCGGAGCGCTGGAAGACCTGCTCGTGATGCTCTACCAGCCGGGGCCGGACGCTCCGCTCTCGGTGGATCTACACGGCAATCCGGGCCTCTACACCGGGGAGACGCTGGGCGCGCACCACGTGCGGTTCATCAGCTTCCTCGAACGATTCGTTCGCACCATGCTCGACGATCCGGATCGGTCCCTCGCCGAACTGAGCCTGGTGCCGCACAGCGAGCGTGAGGCGCTCACGCGGCGCGCGCGCGGTGCCCAGCCGTCCACCCTGCGGGACATCCTGAACCGGGGCGAGGCGCTGCGCCCGCCCGACGCGGTGGCCGTCATCGGCGCGCAGAGCATCGGGGCGCAGCAGTTCGAGCAGGCGACCAACCGGCTCGCCCGCGAGCTGATCGCCCGGGGCGCCGGACCCGGCTCCGTGATCGCCGTCGACATGGCGCGGTGCGAATGGTCGGTGGTTGCCTGCGTCGCGGTAGCCAAGACCGGCGCCGCCTTCGTCAGCGTCGATCCCCGGCACCCGGCGGAGCGGCGCGAGATGATGCTCGCCGACGCCGGAGCGATTCTCGGCCTGGCGCTCGGTGGCGTCGGGATCGAATGTCACCTCGGCACCGACTGGATCGTCATTGACGACCCGCAGGCGCAGGAGGCGCTCACGGCACACAGTGCCGAGCCGATCACGAAGGCCGAACTCCTCCGGACTCCGCAGCTCGACGATCCCGCCTATCTGATCTACACCTCCGGCTCGACGGGTACGCCGAAGGGCACCGTCGTGCCCAACCGCGGTCTCGCCAACCTTGTGGAGAACCAGCAGCGGGTCTTCGGTCTCACCGAGAACTCACGTGTCCTGCACGTCGCCTCGCCGAGCTTCGACGCGTCGGTCTTCGAGATGCTCATGGCGCTCGCCCCCGGTGGCCGGCTCGTGGTCGCCGAGGTGAACACCTACGCGGGTCAGGAATTGGAACGCCTGATCACCGAGAACGGTGTGAGTCACGCCGTCATGACGCCCTCGGCGCTGCGCACCATCGATCCCGCCGCGGTGCCCTCGCTGGAGGTGGCCCTCAGCGCAGGCGAGGCCTGCCCGCCCGACCTCATGCGCCAGTGGAGGGCGGCGGACCGCGCCTTCTTCAACCTGTACGGACCGACCGAAGCGACGGTCTGGGCGACCGGCGACGGCCCCTACGAGCAGGACGACGAGATCACCATCGGTCGCGGCCTCGACGGGGTCGGCGCACTGGTGCTCGACGCCGCGCTGCATCCGGCCCCCGTCGGCGCGACGGGTGATCTCTACCTCACCGGCGATCAGCTCGCTCTCGGGTACCTCCACAACCCCGGCCAGACCGCGACCGCCTTCGTGGCGAGTCCGTTCGAGCCTGGCACGCGGATGTACCGCACAGGCGACCGCGCCGCGCGCCGCGCGGACGGGCGGCTGGACTTCCGCGGACGGAGCGACTTTCAGCTCAAGATCCGCGGGATGCGGATCGAGCCGGGCGAGGTCGACGCCGCGTTGCTGTCGCACCCGGACGTCGGCAACGCGTTGAGTCTTGGTGCGCAAGGGCCCGCCGGCGACACGGTGCTCGTCTCCTACGTGAGTCTCGTCGAGGGTTCGGACATCGGGCCCGACGAGGTGCTGGAGTTCGTGTCCGCGCACCTGCCGCCGCACCTGGTGCCGCACACCGTGATGGTGATCGACGAGTTCCCGACCACGCTCGTCGGCAAGATCGACCGTCGGCGGATGCCCCGGGTGGAGTTTCATTCGTCCAGGTCGGAGTACCTTGCACCGCGAACCGCGCTGGAAGAGACCATCGCTCAGATCTACGCCGAGATGCTCGACGTCGAACGGGTCAGCGTCCGGGACAGCTTCTTCGCGCTGGGCGGAACGTCGCTGTCGGCGGCGCGGCTGGCGGCCCGGCTGTCCGAGGCGGTGGGTCGTTCGGTCACCGTGCGCACCATCTTCGACGGCGACGACGTCGCCGGCGTCGCCGCCGAAGTCGAGAAGCTGACTGACACCGATCGCGGTCCGGAGTTGACGGCGCTCGACCACCCCGGCCCGGTGCCCGTCTCCGAAGCCCAGCGCGGCATGTGGCTGCTCAATCAGGCCGACATCGACTCGGCGGCGTACAACCTCCCGCTCGTCCTCCGGCTGCGGGGATCGCTCGATCTCGCCGCGCTGCGGGGGGCCGTCGCCGACCTGGTGGAACGCCAAGCGCCGCTGCGCACCCGCTACCCGATGCAGGGTGGCACCCCGATGATGGTCGTCGAGCCGGCCGAGGTGATGCTGGCGGCCCTCGACCTGGAGCCCGTCGACGTCACCGGGCCGCTTGAGGCGGCGATCTCCGAGGTCACCGATCGTGGCTTCGACGTGGCGACGACCGTGCCCGTCAACATCCGGCTGTTGAAGGTCGCCGAGGACGATCACGTGCTGGCCTTCGTGATCCATCACATCAGTGCTGACGGTGCGTCGATGGCGCCGCTGGCGCACGACTTCATGGTCGCTTACGGTGCTCGCCACTCGGGCGAGAGTCCACGGTGGTATCCGCTGGCCGTGCAGTACGCGGACTACGCCGTCTGGCAGGAAGGGCGGCTGTCGGCGTCCGACGACGGGGTGACCCTGCGTGACCGGCAGGTGAACTACTGGCGCGAGCGCCTGACCGGAGCGCCGGAGTCGATCGATCTGCCCGCCGACCGGCCGCGGCCGGCCACCTCGAGCGGTGCCGGCGGAACCATTCATTTCGATCTGCCCGCCGACCTGGTGGTGGACTTGGAGAAGGTCGCGCGTCAGCACAACGCCACGCTGTTCATGGTGACCCATGCGGCACTCGCCCTGCTACTCGGAAGGCTCAGCGGCAGCACCGACGTGGTGGTGGGCACGCCGCACGCGGGACGCGGGCAGGCCGTGCTCGACGACCTCGTGGGCATGTTCGTGAACACGCTGGCCTTGCGTACGGCCATCGACCCCGGCATGCCGTTCGGCGCGTTCCTGGAGCAGGTGCGCGATGACGATCTGGCCGACATGGCGCATGCGGACGTGGCCTTCGAGTCTGTCGTCGCCGAGCTCGGCGTGCCGCGCTCGAATGCGTTCAATCCGGTGTTCCAGGTGGTGTTCTCGTTCCAGAATCTCGAATTCCCGGCGGTGGCCCTCGATCGTCTGACGATCACCGCAGTGCCTGAAGCCGACACTCCGGCCAAGGTCGACCTGCAGTTGACGCTGTTCCCCAGCGACCCGATCGCGCTCGGTGCACGCACCGCCGACGACGCGATCCGCGCGGAGCTGCTGTATTCGGCGGACCTGTTCGACCAGCGCACCGTGCAGGTGTTCGCCGATCGCTATCTGCGGGTGCTGGAGACGATCGCCGCCGATCCCGAAACGATCCTGGGTGACATCTCGATCGCGACGCCGGACGAAGTGGCCGCCGCCGAGGACGCCGTCACCGAGATCGATACCCCGCTCAGCGACTTGGTCGTGCAGGCCGCCGCGGCCGCTCCGCAGATGCGCGCGGTGTGCGCGATGGGCACGGAGGTCGACTTCGCGACGCTCTCCGGAACGGCTTCGGTGATGGCCGCGGCCATGGCCGATGCGGATGCGGCACTGACCACGGCGCTGCTCACAGTGGTTCCCGGGCTTGCCGCGGCCGGCGCCGAGGCCCTCGGTGATGCACTCGGAGAATTGCGCCGGCACGCCTTGGAGGCCACCGGCGTACTCGAACCGGAGGGATCCCAGCCGAAATGA
- a CDS encoding ABC transporter permease produces the protein MSVLANAPVLDQQASALPERSVRAWWWQTRVLIGRQLLVAFRDPATLIQVLVFPALTMLMFKVVLGDVVSKATGTDSVYGTVPLILLTSTMFGSGVSAIRVVIERSTGLLSRLYVLPINRGADFSARVLAETVRALATSIALVAAGFLIGFRFTQGIGPALGLFGVAMLYATAFAMVTLAVAVISRPGLPLVAYIGLLTTLMMFFNSGFAPVDGYPGWLQPIVANQPMSPAIELMRSLAAGGPITENLIKVIIWAFVALALTTYPAMRGYRKAAANA, from the coding sequence GTGTCGGTTCTCGCGAATGCTCCCGTCCTCGACCAGCAGGCCAGCGCTCTGCCAGAGCGGTCCGTCCGCGCGTGGTGGTGGCAGACCCGGGTGCTCATCGGTCGTCAACTGCTGGTCGCCTTCCGGGACCCGGCGACCCTGATTCAGGTTCTGGTCTTTCCCGCGCTCACGATGCTGATGTTCAAGGTGGTACTCGGCGACGTCGTCAGCAAGGCGACCGGCACCGACAGTGTCTACGGCACCGTGCCGTTGATCCTCCTCACCAGCACGATGTTCGGGTCCGGCGTGTCGGCGATCCGCGTCGTGATCGAGCGGTCGACCGGCCTGCTGAGCAGGCTGTATGTGCTGCCCATCAATCGCGGCGCGGACTTCTCGGCCCGTGTTCTCGCTGAGACGGTCCGGGCGCTCGCGACCTCCATCGCGCTGGTCGCGGCGGGGTTCCTGATCGGGTTCAGATTCACACAGGGCATCGGGCCCGCGCTGGGCCTCTTCGGCGTTGCCATGCTGTACGCGACGGCGTTCGCCATGGTGACCCTCGCGGTGGCCGTGATCTCCCGCCCGGGGCTGCCGCTGGTCGCCTACATCGGGCTGCTGACCACACTGATGATGTTCTTCAACTCCGGCTTCGCTCCGGTCGACGGCTACCCCGGCTGGCTGCAGCCGATCGTCGCCAATCAGCCGATGTCGCCCGCGATCGAACTGATGCGTTCGCTGGCGGCGGGTGGTCCGATCACCGAGAATCTGATCAAGGTGATCATCTGGGCCTTCGTGGCCCTGGCCCTGACGACATACCCGGCGATGCGCGGCTACCGCAAGGCGGCTGCGAACGCATGA
- a CDS encoding ABC transporter permease: MTAVSESIAISDAGWSPPRPNAIQQWWVLTSRGILNAYRNGEFIFCFVSPAMLAVCFYLPLRQVVDEAASIDYAQFLMPIIMLQAMAFVASSAALKSAMDGHAGVHDRFRSLPMAAVIPFLARTATIGVLLLVALAFGLISCVMIGWRPIPVDEGGGGMRGALLAVLIVGAIGWALSFISDGIGMVSNSPTVTSQLVAFPTLILGMLSGGFMPLALFPEWIRGFVRNQPISQVVKAMREAMEGTATWATVKPTFWWFIGLVSIGLLLFGIAARKER, encoded by the coding sequence ATGACGGCGGTCTCCGAGTCAATCGCAATCTCCGACGCTGGCTGGTCGCCGCCACGGCCGAACGCGATTCAGCAGTGGTGGGTCCTGACGTCGCGCGGAATCCTCAACGCGTACCGGAACGGCGAGTTCATCTTCTGCTTCGTCTCGCCGGCGATGCTGGCGGTGTGCTTCTACCTGCCGCTTCGCCAGGTCGTGGATGAGGCTGCGAGCATCGACTACGCCCAGTTTCTGATGCCGATCATCATGCTCCAGGCGATGGCTTTCGTGGCGTCGTCGGCCGCGCTGAAGTCGGCGATGGACGGCCATGCCGGGGTGCACGACCGGTTCCGGTCGCTTCCGATGGCCGCAGTGATTCCCTTCCTCGCACGCACGGCGACCATCGGGGTGCTGCTGCTGGTGGCCCTCGCCTTCGGTCTGATCTCATGCGTGATGATCGGCTGGCGGCCGATCCCGGTCGACGAGGGCGGCGGTGGTATGCGGGGCGCCCTGCTCGCCGTCCTGATCGTCGGTGCGATCGGCTGGGCGCTCTCGTTCATCTCGGACGGCATCGGCATGGTGAGCAACAGCCCGACCGTGACGAGCCAGCTCGTCGCCTTTCCGACCCTGATCCTCGGAATGCTGTCGGGCGGATTCATGCCGCTGGCGCTGTTCCCCGAATGGATTCGCGGGTTCGTGCGGAATCAGCCGATCTCGCAAGTGGTCAAAGCGATGCGGGAAGCGATGGAGGGAACCGCGACCTGGGCGACCGTCAAGCCCACGTTCTGGTGGTTCATCGGGTTGGTGTCGATCGGCCTGCTGCTATTCGGGATCGCGGCCAGGAAGGAGCGGTAG
- a CDS encoding ATP-binding cassette domain-containing protein encodes MQAFERRPEGGTTPELSHASAGQRPPRDPLVDTVPWIPDDDPTLNQLRAWRDQLNSDSIETRQPLSGAPNAADSAPPGSGPEPASNVGAHAVVKHAGAGDDDLPSTTSGERRGAPTRRGGAAAAGGRRHRRVGPAESRSTGAWVIPGFSRTRPEPSTIDVSAPAVERPLPSRHRAGWDVSGQKEQNPPAPIESREEFVAAQLATTAFPSLDLVPVGENVDLEIAIEANGLRKKFRDFTAVDGVSFQVPKGRIVAILGPNGAGKTTTVNMLCTLLAPDGGSASVAGHDVQREAPAVRRAITLTGQFAALDEQLTGRENLVMFGRLLGLTKKKAQVRAGELLEFFGLESAASRKVREYSGGMRRRIDIACGMVTRPEVVFLDEPTTGLDPRSRQDVWAFVEQLRALGVTILLTTQYLEEADMLADRIVVIDKGKVIAEGTSDELKAATGAAYCEVTPVHPAYVHRLRAALGDLLGPTAAELDVPPDGTVSVPAPNGPATLAEVLKRAEQDQIPLADVVLRRPSLDEVFLSLTDPDAAGADSTPAGDGR; translated from the coding sequence ATGCAGGCTTTTGAGAGGCGTCCCGAAGGCGGGACGACGCCTGAGCTGTCTCATGCCTCCGCGGGGCAGCGGCCCCCGCGCGACCCGCTGGTCGACACCGTGCCGTGGATTCCGGACGACGATCCGACGCTCAATCAGCTGCGGGCGTGGCGCGATCAGCTGAACAGCGACTCTATCGAGACGCGGCAGCCGCTTTCCGGCGCCCCGAACGCGGCCGATTCCGCGCCCCCTGGGTCCGGACCGGAACCCGCGAGCAACGTCGGTGCCCACGCCGTCGTCAAGCACGCCGGCGCCGGCGACGACGATCTGCCGAGCACCACATCCGGTGAACGCCGAGGTGCTCCGACTCGCAGGGGTGGCGCCGCGGCGGCGGGTGGTCGCCGGCATCGGCGCGTCGGGCCGGCTGAGTCCCGGTCGACCGGTGCATGGGTGATTCCGGGTTTCAGCCGAACCCGTCCAGAGCCGTCGACCATCGACGTCTCCGCCCCGGCGGTGGAGCGACCGCTGCCGTCGCGGCATCGCGCCGGCTGGGACGTCAGCGGCCAGAAGGAACAGAATCCTCCCGCCCCGATCGAATCCCGGGAGGAGTTCGTGGCGGCCCAATTGGCGACGACGGCCTTCCCCTCCCTGGATCTCGTCCCGGTCGGTGAGAACGTCGATCTCGAGATCGCCATCGAAGCCAATGGTCTGCGGAAGAAGTTCAGGGACTTCACGGCCGTCGACGGCGTGAGTTTTCAGGTCCCCAAGGGCCGGATCGTCGCGATTCTCGGGCCCAACGGGGCCGGCAAGACGACGACGGTCAACATGCTGTGCACCCTCCTCGCTCCCGACGGTGGTTCCGCGTCGGTCGCCGGTCACGACGTGCAACGCGAGGCGCCCGCCGTGCGTCGAGCGATCACGCTGACCGGACAGTTCGCGGCCCTCGACGAGCAACTCACCGGTCGTGAGAATCTGGTGATGTTCGGCCGTCTGCTCGGCCTCACGAAGAAGAAGGCGCAGGTCCGGGCGGGTGAGCTGCTCGAGTTCTTCGGTCTGGAGTCAGCGGCCTCCCGCAAGGTCCGCGAGTATTCCGGCGGTATGCGCCGACGCATCGACATCGCGTGCGGCATGGTGACCAGGCCGGAGGTGGTGTTCCTCGACGAGCCGACTACGGGCCTCGACCCGCGCAGCCGCCAGGATGTCTGGGCGTTCGTCGAGCAACTGCGTGCGCTGGGTGTCACGATCCTGCTGACCACCCAGTACCTGGAAGAAGCCGACATGCTCGCCGACCGCATCGTCGTGATCGATAAGGGCAAGGTGATCGCGGAGGGAACCTCCGACGAGCTCAAGGCGGCCACCGGAGCCGCCTACTGCGAGGTGACTCCGGTCCATCCCGCTTACGTGCACCGCCTGCGCGCGGCGCTCGGCGACCTGCTCGGACCCACCGCGGCGGAGCTCGACGTTCCGCCGGACGGCACGGTCTCGGTCCCGGCGCCCAACGGGCCGGCCACCCTCGCGGAGGTGCTCAAGCGGGCGGAGCAGGACCAGATCCCGCTCGCCGACGTCGTGCTGCGCAGGCCTTCGCTCGATGAGGTGTTCCTGTCGCTGACCGATCCGGACGCGGCTGGCGCGGACTCGACGCCCGCAGGGGACGGTCGATGA
- a CDS encoding sulfotransferase domain-containing protein, whose translation MGSIKGGTSDLAANLFSHPSVVPPFAKEVFDTDPEVRREHYPTVTEMRRVRRQTGNARTGYFTPALTFLDLPGRYRAAVPDAKVVLVLRDPVSRAYSQYKWELLVGGPEAAVAPAYAAFVEASLAAYPEPAPTYCGLPLLRSGEYDVLTAAWLAAFGLDRIHLVRSEDYFADRTTLAGIYEFLELPAIDFVPVPRVNENPLVTPGEDPASKALLAEFYRPHNRRLEESFGRDMGWT comes from the coding sequence GTGGGTTCGATCAAGGGCGGGACGTCTGATCTCGCGGCCAATCTGTTTTCGCACCCGAGCGTCGTCCCGCCCTTCGCCAAGGAGGTTTTCGACACGGATCCGGAAGTGCGGCGGGAGCACTACCCGACGGTCACGGAGATGCGTCGCGTGCGCCGGCAGACGGGGAACGCCCGCACGGGCTACTTCACCCCCGCGCTCACGTTTCTCGACCTGCCCGGCCGATACCGGGCGGCGGTGCCCGACGCCAAAGTGGTCCTGGTGCTGCGGGATCCCGTATCGCGGGCGTATTCGCAGTACAAATGGGAGCTGCTCGTCGGTGGCCCCGAGGCTGCGGTCGCGCCGGCGTACGCGGCGTTCGTGGAGGCGTCGTTGGCCGCATACCCAGAGCCTGCTCCCACCTACTGCGGTCTGCCATTGCTCCGATCCGGTGAGTACGACGTACTGACGGCAGCGTGGCTCGCCGCGTTCGGGCTGGATCGGATTCACCTGGTGCGTTCCGAGGACTACTTCGCGGATCGCACCACGCTGGCCGGGATCTATGAGTTTCTGGAGCTCCCGGCGATTGACTTTGTGCCGGTGCCGAGAGTCAACGAGAATCCCTTGGTGACGCCGGGCGAGGATCCTGCGTCGAAGGCACTCCTTGCGGAGTTCTATCGACCTCACAACAGGCGCCTAGAGGAATCGTTCGGCCGCGACATGGGATGGACGTGA
- the rpsQ gene encoding 30S ribosomal protein S17 encodes MSEDQNVNVEERGRRKERIGYVVSDKMQKTITVELEDRKSHPLYGKIIRTTSKVKAHDEQEVAGVGDRVRIMETRPLSKSKRWRLVEVLEKAK; translated from the coding sequence ATGAGTGAGGACCAGAACGTGAACGTCGAAGAGCGCGGCCGCCGCAAGGAGCGGATCGGCTACGTCGTCAGTGACAAGATGCAGAAGACGATCACCGTCGAGCTGGAGGATCGCAAGAGCCACCCGCTGTACGGCAAGATCATCCGCACCACCAGCAAGGTGAAGGCGCACGACGAGCAGGAAGTCGCCGGCGTCGGCGACCGCGTGCGGATCATGGAGACCCGCCCGCTGTCGAAGTCGAAGCGCTGGCGCCTGGTCGAGGTGCTGGAGAAGGCCAAGTAG
- the rpmC gene encoding 50S ribosomal protein L29, translating to MALGIAAGELRDLNDADLVDRLKESKEELFNLRFQMATGQLDNNRRLRTVRREIARIYTVMRERELGLASGPDGDDA from the coding sequence ATGGCACTCGGAATCGCTGCGGGCGAACTCCGCGATCTCAACGACGCCGACCTGGTCGACCGTCTGAAGGAGTCGAAGGAAGAGCTGTTCAACCTTCGTTTCCAGATGGCCACCGGCCAGCTCGACAACAACCGCCGCCTGCGGACCGTGCGTCGCGAGATCGCCCGGATCTACACCGTCATGCGGGAGCGTGAGCTGGGCCTGGCGTCCGGACCGGACGGTGACGACGCATGA
- the rplP gene encoding 50S ribosomal protein L16, translated as MLIPRRVKHRKQHHPSLKGQAKGGTKVTFGDYGIQALESAYITNRQIESARIAINRHIKRGGKVWINIFPDRPITKKPAETRMGSGKGSPEWWVAPVKPGRVLFEMTFPNEQVAREALRRAQHKLPMKTRIVTREEQF; from the coding sequence ATGTTGATCCCTCGTCGGGTCAAGCACCGCAAGCAGCATCACCCCAGCCTGAAGGGTCAGGCCAAGGGCGGAACCAAGGTCACCTTCGGCGACTACGGTATCCAGGCGCTGGAAAGCGCTTACATCACCAACCGTCAGATCGAGTCCGCTCGTATCGCGATCAACCGCCACATCAAGCGTGGCGGCAAGGTCTGGATCAACATCTTCCCGGACCGCCCGATCACGAAGAAGCCGGCCGAGACCCGCATGGGTTCCGGTAAGGGTTCGCCCGAGTGGTGGGTCGCCCCGGTCAAGCCGGGTCGCGTCCTCTTCGAGATGACCTTCCCCAACGAGCAGGTGGCTCGCGAGGCTCTGCGTCGCGCGCAGCACAAGCTCCCGATGAAGACCCGTATCGTGACCAGAGAGGAGCAGTTCTGA
- the rpsC gene encoding 30S ribosomal protein S3, translated as MGQKINPHGFRLGITTDWNTRWYADKQYAEYVKEDVAIRKLLNTGLERAGISGVDIERTRDRVRVDIHTARPGIVIGRRGAEADRIRGELEKLTGKQVQLNILEVKNPEADAQLIAQGVAEQLSNRVAFRRAMRKAIQSAMRQPGVKGIRVQCSGRLGGAEMSRKEFYREGRVPLHTLRADIDYGFFEAKTTFGRIGVKVWVYKGDIVGGRREQAAAAPAAEDRRSRRPSRPRRSGSSGTTGTSTEAGRAAATAEATAPAPEQAENQEG; from the coding sequence ATGGGCCAGAAGATCAACCCGCACGGCTTCCGTCTCGGCATCACGACCGACTGGAACACCCGGTGGTACGCGGACAAGCAGTACGCCGAGTACGTGAAGGAAGACGTCGCGATCCGCAAGCTGCTGAACACGGGCCTCGAGCGCGCCGGCATCTCGGGTGTCGACATCGAGCGCACCCGTGATCGGGTCCGCGTCGACATCCACACCGCCCGCCCGGGCATCGTCATCGGCCGCCGCGGCGCCGAGGCCGATCGCATCCGCGGCGAGCTGGAGAAGCTCACCGGCAAGCAGGTGCAGCTGAACATCCTCGAGGTCAAGAACCCCGAAGCGGATGCGCAGCTCATCGCCCAGGGTGTGGCCGAGCAGCTGAGCAACCGCGTGGCCTTCCGCCGCGCGATGCGCAAGGCGATCCAGTCCGCCATGCGACAGCCGGGCGTCAAGGGCATCCGTGTCCAGTGCTCCGGCCGTCTGGGCGGCGCCGAGATGAGCCGCAAGGAGTTCTACCGCGAGGGACGCGTGCCGCTGCATACGCTGCGCGCCGACATCGACTACGGCTTCTTCGAGGCTAAGACCACCTTCGGCCGCATCGGCGTCAAGGTGTGGGTCTACAAGGGCGACATCGTCGGTGGACGCCGCGAGCAGGCTGCGGCCGCTCCGGCTGCCGAGGACCGTCGTTCGCGCCGCCCGAGCCGTCCGCGTCGCAGCGGGTCGTCGGGCACCACCGGTACCAGCACCGAGGCCGGTCGCGCAGCGGCCACCGCGGAAGCCACCGCGCCTGCTCCCGAGCAGGCCGAGAACCAGGAGGGCTGA